The Hyperolius riggenbachi isolate aHypRig1 chromosome 3, aHypRig1.pri, whole genome shotgun sequence genome window below encodes:
- the LOC137562293 gene encoding uncharacterized protein has translation MPRKKWFSTEDVIAKVQPHDVLYTKTNKDHKLNQLANQIWSNITKELFEEAGLTWNNLSPKLQDTKIQQVKTRWKSIKDNFRRELLEEKKESRSGSAASTRTKYSYTTELAFLRPTMDLDETQDNIPAEPVVQIVDDDAEAGLDNSTLSLLSTSDTPSDDTSNTSSVNVLSPVQPTISTNKTTTTKVTARGRRQGGGGRSQSSFESGVLNSMQEAVGVLHHASCDHYNFAVSLVPYMKKVPEDRILDLRQTIIDLVKKAITNTTSSSVEHSQSSSSSSTPSPSPPVSNAPYYRQQPYSNLHYHHSYYQHETDYGYPNYPCRPPSNMGYVHPYQGQNSNMEHTQDQVFYADIALPERIPVIPD, from the exons ATGCCAAGGAAGAAGTGGTTTTCCACCGAGGATGTCATAGCAAAAGTGCAGCCGCATGATGTTTTGTATACCAAGACAAACAAAGACCACAAACTGAACCAGCTAGCTAACCAAATCTGGTCCAACATTACCAAAGAACTGTTTGAGGAGGCTGGTTTGACTTGGAATAATCTTTCACCCAAGCTTCAGGATACTAAAA TACAACAAGTGAAAACAAGATGGAAGTCCATTAAGGACAACTTTCGAAGGGAACTCCTCGAAGAAAAGAAAGAGAGCAGAAGTGGTTCCGCTGCATCAACTCGTACAAAATACAGCTACACTACTGAACTTGCATTCTTAAGACCCACTATGGATTTGGATGA GACACAAGATAACATTCCTGCAGAACCTGTGGTCCAAATTGTGGATGATGATGCAGAAGCAGGACTTGATAACAGTACTTTATCGTTATTAAGCACATCTGACACACCCAGTGATGACACGTCGAATACTAGTAGTGTTAATGTGTTGTCTCCGGTGCAGCCAACTATCTCCACAAACAAAACTACAACAACGAAAGTAACTGCAAGAGGAAGGCGACAAGGTGGCGGAGGGAGATCACAAAGTTCTTTTGAAAGTGGTGTGTTAAATTCGATGCAGGAAGCTGTAGGTGTCTTACATCATGCTAGCTGTGACCACTACAATTTTGCTGTAAGTCTggtgccatatatgaaaaaagtGCCAGAGGATCGTATTTTAGATCTAAGACAGACTATAATAGATCTAGTAAAAAAAGCCATTACAAATACAACATCTAGTTCGGTAGAACATTCACAAAGCTCATCCTCATCTTCAACACCATCACCATCACCTCCAGTGTCAAATGCACCATATTATAGACAGCAACCTTATTCAAATTTACATTACCACCACAGCTATTATCAACATGAGACAGATTATGGGTACCCCAATTATCCATGTAGACCACCAAGCAATATGGGCTATGTGCACCCTTACCAAGGCCAAAATAGTAATATGGAGCACACACAAGATCAAGTGTTCTATGCAGATATTG CGTTGCCTGAACGTATACCCGTTATTCCtgattga